A part of Candidatus Melainabacteria bacterium genomic DNA contains:
- a CDS encoding type II toxin-antitoxin system RelE/ParE family toxin — MSLLPALELDPYGIGKPLKGEFKGLYSLHFGRKPECRAMYEIKKDLVIVVILRIGTRENFYDIF; from the coding sequence ATGTCATTATTACCTGCTTTGGAGTTGGATCCCTATGGTATTGGTAAACCTTTAAAAGGTGAATTTAAGGGATTGTATTCACTTCATTTTGGAAGAAAGCCTGAATGTCGTGCAATGTATGAAATAAAAAAGGATCTGGTAATAGTTGTTATATTAAGAATCGGAACTAGAGAAAATTTTTATGATATCTTTTAA
- a CDS encoding DUF2817 domain-containing protein: protein MKEIILGKSVQGREIKGYSFGDKGSFNKTLMIGGIHGVEIQSKEICELYLSKINEAKDKKFPNDFYLLLIPCLNPDGMALKIRGNANGVDLNRNFPSNTWESSSLAGNSSYFPGIKPASEPETKVIVDLLNKYNFKNIIAVHTNYTIQFPNPPMINYDGEQSRELAEKLSVATGLMVHADIGYPTPGSLGTWIGKDLKKVSVTVELDHTKTTEELYKKHGRFFEVGY, encoded by the coding sequence ATGAAAGAAATAATCCTAGGCAAAAGTGTGCAAGGTAGGGAAATAAAAGGTTATTCTTTTGGGGATAAAGGATCTTTTAATAAGACACTAATGATTGGTGGTATACATGGGGTTGAAATACAATCAAAAGAAATTTGTGAGTTATATTTAAGCAAAATAAATGAAGCAAAAGATAAAAAATTTCCAAACGATTTCTATCTACTTTTAATTCCATGCTTAAATCCTGATGGTATGGCTCTTAAGATAAGAGGTAATGCAAATGGTGTTGATTTAAACAGAAACTTTCCTTCAAACACATGGGAAAGTTCTTCACTAGCTGGAAACAGTTCTTACTTTCCAGGCATAAAACCAGCCAGCGAGCCAGAGACAAAAGTCATTGTAGATCTTTTAAATAAATATAATTTTAAAAACATTATTGCAGTTCATACAAACTATACAATTCAGTTTCCAAATCCACCAATGATAAACTACGATGGTGAGCAGTCTCGTGAGCTTGCAGAAAAACTAAGTGTAGCAACCGGGCTTATGGTACATGCAGACATTGGTTATCCAACTCCTGGCTCTCTTGGTACATGGATAGGAAAAGATTTAAAAAAAGTTTCAGTTACTGTTGAACTTGATCACACTAAAACTACAGAAGAACTTTATAAAAAACATGGAAGATTCTTTGAAGTAGGGTATTAA
- a CDS encoding ATP-binding protein: MNFINRKSELETLSKKWDEKKPHFFIVYGKRRVGKTELIKQFIKNKNGIYFLSDKRTEIEQLKELSNIIAEHYNDSFLRSRGFSNWLEIFSYIKERKKKLILAIDEYPYLIEANKAITSIFQKGWDEYLKNENVFLILCGSSISVMESEALIYKSPLYGRRTGQILLKPLLFKESAKFFPKKNFSDFLSIFTITGGIPAYLLQIEPDLSLRKNIERKIFSRTEFLHNEVEFILKEELREPKNYFAILKALSFGKTKFSEVANETGLTKNVLTKYLNTLERLQLIEKETPVTEKIPEKSRKGIYKISDNFFKFYFQFIYPNKSYIELENYSEVNRKLDESFNILESQCYEKVCMELVLDFQDKFFIFERIGRWWEKDNEIDIVATSSRTKEILFGEVKWSSKQVGTNILEALKSKAKLVDWNINNRKEYYVLFGKSGFTPSLIKQARKENVLLVHQDKAKFNS, from the coding sequence ATGAATTTTATAAACAGAAAAAGCGAGCTTGAAACATTAAGCAAGAAATGGGATGAAAAAAAACCTCACTTCTTTATTGTCTACGGGAAAAGAAGAGTAGGAAAAACTGAATTAATAAAACAGTTTATTAAAAACAAAAATGGTATTTATTTCTTATCAGATAAAAGAACTGAGATTGAACAATTAAAAGAGCTAAGTAATATTATTGCTGAGCATTATAATGACTCTTTTTTAAGATCACGAGGTTTTAGCAACTGGCTTGAGATTTTTAGTTATATAAAAGAAAGAAAAAAAAAACTAATACTTGCAATAGATGAATATCCTTATTTAATTGAAGCAAATAAAGCAATTACCTCCATATTTCAAAAAGGATGGGATGAGTATTTAAAAAACGAAAATGTTTTTTTAATTCTTTGTGGCTCAAGTATTTCTGTTATGGAATCAGAAGCATTAATCTATAAATCTCCATTATACGGAAGAAGAACAGGTCAGATTTTACTTAAACCTCTTTTATTTAAAGAAAGTGCAAAATTTTTCCCAAAAAAGAACTTCTCTGATTTTTTGTCAATTTTTACTATTACAGGTGGTATACCAGCTTACTTATTGCAAATAGAACCTGATTTAAGTTTAAGGAAAAACATAGAAAGAAAAATATTTTCAAGAACAGAGTTCTTACATAATGAAGTAGAATTTATTTTAAAAGAAGAATTACGAGAACCCAAAAATTACTTCGCAATATTAAAAGCTCTATCGTTTGGAAAAACCAAATTTAGTGAAGTAGCTAATGAAACAGGCTTAACGAAAAATGTTTTAACAAAATATTTGAATACTCTTGAAAGGCTTCAGTTAATTGAGAAAGAAACCCCAGTTACAGAAAAAATACCTGAAAAATCCAGAAAAGGAATTTATAAGATTTCTGATAATTTTTTTAAGTTTTATTTTCAATTTATTTATCCAAATAAAAGTTATATTGAATTAGAAAATTATTCCGAGGTAAATAGAAAGCTTGATGAATCATTTAACATTTTAGAGTCTCAGTGCTATGAAAAAGTTTGCATGGAGCTTGTTCTTGATTTTCAGGATAAATTTTTTATTTTTGAAAGAATTGGAAGATGGTGGGAAAAAGATAATGAAATTGATATCGTGGCTACTTCATCAAGAACAAAAGAAATATTGTTTGGGGAAGTAAAATGGTCATCAAAGCAGGTAGGGACAAATATTCTTGAGGCTTTAAAATCAAAAGCAAAATTAGTAGACTGGAATATAAACAATAGAAAAGAATATTATGTCTTATTTGGCAAAAGTGGTTTTACTCCTTCATTAATTAAGCAAGCCAGGAAAGAAAATGTGTTGCTTGTTCACCAAGACAAGGCAAAATTTAATTCTTAG